The Hyla sarda isolate aHylSar1 chromosome 2, aHylSar1.hap1, whole genome shotgun sequence genome includes the window ccatctatgctgcagggaccgtccggtggggaggattagtcgttccgggctgtccattttcacaggggggggcctcttctccgctccggccccagactagtgacattgccttgatgccgccccacagggacgttcatggctGTCTGGACGGAAGCagggtagcggagtacccctttaatgcgtcACCATACTAAGACAGTGTAGACAATGGTTTGGGTTCAGCCCTTCTTTGTTCCTGCGTCCGAGTGCGAACAGCAAggtccataaagacatggagggGTAATCTGGTGTGGAGAACTTGACTGGCCAaagagagacaaaaaaaaatggatttgctcttaagaggttaatgcaaatattttgaaaataaaaatgtaatcctaaatttttttgcatttgttcAAGCTGCAATATATTTCAAATATCTAGAAGTTCTGCTAGGTTCACACTTCCATCCGGGCTCCATTTGGCACCTAAGATGTAGACTCTTTTTAACACCAGGAAATGGAACCAGACAATTATAAAACGGGCACCagcggatcccattgacttcaccGGGGTCCGTAATGTTTCCTTCAGGCGTCTGTTTATTGTTTAAGGTTTGACCAGACAAAAAAAAGAGAGACTGCTTACAGAATTGCTTTGTCCCCTTCTGAACTTGTGATGGAGTCTCCTGAATGGATTCCAGCCTTCAATGTCACCTTCCCACCTTTCCAGCCAAGTTTATGACCCATATCCCATGCGCAGCCTTTACGATGTATCTTGTGACCATAATATTAATTATGTCCTTTTTcttttgtatattttcttttagGTCTTTTTGAAGAATGGAGAATCAGACTGTAATTTCAGAAGTTTTATTAGTTGGATTTCCGGGGGTTCCTGAAGACCTCCACAACCTTGTGGCCGCTGTGATGTTTTTGGTTTACCTTTTCTCCCTTACCGCCAATGGTAGTGTCATATGTTTGGTCACCTTGAATGTGTGTCTTCACCAACCCATGTATCTGGTAATAGCTAACCTCGCTGCCTCTAATCTCTTGTTCGATACGGTTACATTACCAAAACTCATTGCCCGATACTGGTTCGGGTCTTCTCTTATTATCTTCAAGGTGTGCATCTTCCAAATGTTCTGCGTCCATTACCTTGGAAGCATTGACTCCTTCCTTCTTATGTTGATGGCTGTGGATCGCTATATTGCCATCTCCCAACCCCTCAGATACACTTTGATTATAACCAATAAGAGAGCGCTCAGTACTTGCTTCATTTTTTGGCTTTTGGCCGCCACATCTACAAATGCAACTATCGCTACTCAGGCTTCCCAAATTGTTTTATGTGGCCCATCTCCCAAAATGATAAACACACTGTTTTGTACCCATGCATCAATCATGGCATTAGCATGTACAGACGTCACCTTCATCAGGAGTGTGTCCTTTGTCAGCGCTATGGTGGTGCTACTTGTCTGTTTAGGGATCATTGTACTCTCCTACATCTTGATCATAGTGGAGATCGCCACATCCTATCGCTCTGAAAATTGGCGCAAAGCCTTTTACACCTGCACAACCCATCTGCTGGTGGTGGCCTTGTATTATGCACCTCGACTCTTTCTCTACATAGTTTCTAGCATTTTTAACACTTCTGTAATAATTATTAAGCCAGAAATcaatgccctcctcctctttctttactCTGTTGTCCCACATATGGCCAATCCCGTTATATATTTCCTTAGAACAAAAGAAATCAGACAAACATTTGCCAAAGTTCTTCAGAGAGTCAAATACAGGGTTGGCCATATGTAAATTTGTTAATATAAGGATTGTGTGAGGTCAAAGTAGACCTTGTAAGGATCATTTGGATTTTGTAAGATCTGCGTAGACCTTGTAAGCTTTCAGCACTTGCAGTTATTGATTATACATGTCCcaggtagtgttgagcgcgaatatttatcgcgaatatcgcaaattcacgaattttGAGAATATATTcgatatatattcaaaattgtgcaattttccCGAATATGCACATATTCCTTATTtttacttgtgggccaattagaatgatgcaaatacacttgtcagaggttatcaacaacatccatagcaaccaatagtaaagttgcccaccccctcactgttttcttcctccaatatgctaatataacaaatatgtgatataggacgaatatttatctatatatttgtgaaatattgcgaatttgaatatgggcaatgccgctcattacTAGTCCAAGGCTGCCGCCTTCTTGTTGTTGCATTCCTCCttgtttttaataaatattttattgtatgtaACACTATGTATCAATAAAGATTGTCTATTTTTTGCAAACAATTTTGTTTAAATAGTTCCGTTTTTTTCTTCGGGTATATATTATTGTTTGGagtctatataccgtatttttcactgtataagacgcactttctcTTCCCCAaagctggggggaaaaagttggtgcgtcttatatggcgaatacacacctatcgcggcggtccctgctgccatcaacggccgagaccagcggctaatacagggcatcaccgcgtctgttgtgttaacccttcagatgcggtgatcaaagctgaccgccacgtttgaagcgaaagtgacactaacccggctgctcagtcgggctgttcgggaccgccgcagtgaaatctttacgaatagcttacaggacatcgggagggaccttacctgcctcctcggtgtctgctctgtgccaggatggccggcgctctccttcgtcgtcatcacgtcatcccgcacgccgccccgtcatccaataggagcggcgtgcgtagcgacgtgatggcggcgagggagagcgaggataccgggcagcagagacgttccggagcgatggggacaccccggccaacggctgtccgggcatgccgggagttgtagttttgcaacatctggaggtccgctggttgaagatcactgtgacctatactttacattgtattctagattttcctcatttaaaattgggtgagtCTTATATGCCGTAgcatcctatagggtgaaaaatacgggaACATACAGGCTTGTCTATACACATAATTGGGAAACTGCCTAACATAGCCCTGTTCATTTTGGGCATTGTATTGAATACCTATGGGTAGCCAATACATAGGCACCCTTTGGTATTAtcgtttatattttttctttcccCAGGTTGTGTAGTTTTCACATGTTTGCTCTGTTCATGTATTTGGAAAGCCTGACCTACTTTGTAAAGTCCATGAAGACCTTTAATGCATCATGTAGACCTTGTAGGCTTCATGTAGACCTTTAATGTTCCATGTAGACCTTGTAGGCTTCATGTAGACCTTTAATGTTCCATGTAGACCTTTAATGTTCCATGTAGACCTTTAATGTTCCATGTAGACCTTTAATGTTTCATGTAGACCTTTAATGTTCCATGTAGACCTTTAATGTTCCATGTAGACCTTTAATGTTCCATGTAGACCTTTAATGTTTCGTGTAGACCTTTAATGTTCCATGCAGACCTTTAATGTTCCATGTAGACCTTAAATGTTTCATGTAGACCTTTAATGTTCCATGTAGACCATTAATGTTCCATGTAGACCTTTAATGTTTCATGTAGACCTTTAATGTTCCATGTAGACCTTTAATGTTCCATGTAGACCTTTAATGTTCCATGTAGACCATTAATGTTCCATGTAGACCTTTAATGTTCCATGTAGACCTTTTATGTTCCATGTAGACCTTTAATGTTTCATGTAGACCTTTAATGTTCCATGTAGACCTTTAATGTTTCATGTAGACCTTTAATGTTCCATGTAGACCATTAATGTTCCATGTAGACCTTTAATGTTTCATGTAGACCTTTAATGTTCCATGTAGACCTTTAATGTTCCATGTAGACCATTAATGTTCCTTGTAGACCTTTAATGTTTCATGTAGACCTTTAATGTTCCATGTAGACCATTAATGTTCCATGTAGACCTTTAATGTT containing:
- the LOC130357569 gene encoding olfactory receptor 2AP1-like; the encoded protein is MENQTVISEVLLVGFPGVPEDLHNLVAAVMFLVYLFSLTANGSVICLVTLNVCLHQPMYLVIANLAASNLLFDTVTLPKLIARYWFGSSLIIFKVCIFQMFCVHYLGSIDSFLLMLMAVDRYIAISQPLRYTLIITNKRALSTCFIFWLLAATSTNATIATQASQIVLCGPSPKMINTLFCTHASIMALACTDVTFIRSVSFVSAMVVLLVCLGIIVLSYILIIVEIATSYRSENWRKAFYTCTTHLLVVALYYAPRLFLYIVSSIFNTSVIIIKPEINALLLFLYSVVPHMANPVIYFLRTKEIRQTFAKVLQRVKYRVGHM